The following coding sequences are from one Rhodobiaceae bacterium window:
- a CDS encoding hypothetical protein (glutathione S-transferase, N-terminal domain), producing MKIWGVSVSYYTGKLEAYLRYKGIAYDMEHPFAKQKYIRERAGAIQVPIVERPDGRWMSDSTPIIQQLESEYPDRPVMPSDPVVRFIALLIEDYGDEWLWRSAMHYRWSYEHDRELLSRVLADELTNHLPLPRFIRRHMVKHRQHTRFVARDGVTRDTWDHVEAGFFNAMRGMLSMLENRPYLLGDTPSIADIGMMGPMLRHFGQDPTPAAIMRNDWPAMAEWVARVWNAHTTTGETSLLDVVPDDAGPLLKEIAETHLVQLKENALAYGAGREQFEMTVQGCAYNEMPVSRYRVYCLERLREEFANLSDGNQQKVKSLLPQQEYTLIWDHSVEANSGYDTERAAPFNKGINVLETG from the coding sequence ATGAAAATCTGGGGTGTTTCAGTTTCCTACTATACCGGCAAGCTCGAGGCTTATCTGCGATATAAGGGCATCGCTTATGACATGGAGCACCCTTTCGCGAAGCAGAAATATATCCGTGAACGTGCTGGTGCGATCCAGGTGCCTATCGTGGAGCGACCGGATGGACGATGGATGTCTGACAGCACGCCTATCATTCAACAGCTGGAATCCGAGTATCCCGACCGCCCTGTGATGCCCAGCGATCCAGTGGTTCGATTTATTGCCCTTCTTATCGAAGATTATGGGGACGAGTGGTTGTGGCGATCCGCGATGCACTATCGGTGGAGCTATGAGCATGACCGTGAATTGCTTTCCCGCGTCCTGGCGGATGAACTCACCAACCACTTGCCGCTCCCGCGCTTCATTCGCAGGCATATGGTGAAGCATAGACAGCATACGCGATTTGTCGCACGCGACGGGGTCACCAGAGACACCTGGGATCATGTAGAAGCGGGCTTCTTCAATGCCATGCGCGGTATGCTTTCCATGCTCGAAAACAGGCCCTACTTGCTTGGAGACACCCCATCGATTGCTGACATCGGTATGATGGGCCCTATGCTGCGTCATTTCGGACAGGATCCGACACCTGCCGCGATCATGCGGAACGATTGGCCAGCCATGGCGGAGTGGGTTGCGCGGGTTTGGAATGCGCATACAACCACCGGCGAGACATCACTCCTCGACGTGGTCCCCGACGATGCCGGCCCTCTGCTTAAAGAGATTGCCGAGACCCACCTGGTTCAGTTGAAAGAAAATGCGCTTGCCTATGGCGCGGGTCGAGAACAGTTTGAGATGACTGTACAAGGCTGTGCCTACAACGAGATGCCTGTGTCGCGATACCGAGTCTATTGCCTTGAGCGGTTACGCGAAGAATTCGCAAATCTCAGCGATGGTAACCAGCAGAAAGTGAAGTCCTTGCTCCCACAGCAAGAGTACACATTGATTTGGGATCATTCTGTTGAAGCCAACTCGGGATATGACACAGAGCGAGCAGCACCCTTCAACAAAGGCATCAATGTCCTGGAAACCGGTTAG
- a CDS encoding hypothetical protein (protein of unknown function (DUF3137)): MSPYSFEPHLFDELERERLEALSWRKKVWLFGVPIVAVVSIISAMLFGPEGLIVAVIGAGLTYMIAEFKLHELKERMKTDILSHMAEARGWRFNADGPSESAVDVFSNLGLLKSHNELDVEDLFEGELNGVQFELFEALAKMRTKNQKSESVRTVFSGLLARFSFPKDFQGSTVVLTDSGFFNWAAGFSQKGERVTLEDPVFEKQFQVYSSDQVEARYLLTPSFMQRLLDIRNVFPDAQIQAAFERSHLYLAIDTKSSSRDELGFFDVKDMSKPISQQGAIQLFEKELQVFEDIVDGLNLDTSTKI; this comes from the coding sequence ATGAGCCCCTATAGTTTCGAACCGCACCTGTTCGACGAGCTGGAACGAGAGCGACTGGAAGCCTTGAGCTGGCGCAAGAAGGTCTGGCTGTTTGGCGTGCCGATTGTCGCGGTGGTATCCATCATTTCTGCGATGCTTTTTGGCCCTGAAGGCCTAATCGTTGCCGTGATAGGGGCGGGCCTCACCTACATGATTGCTGAGTTCAAACTGCACGAACTCAAAGAGCGGATGAAGACCGATATCCTGTCGCACATGGCAGAGGCCCGTGGCTGGAGATTCAATGCAGACGGACCATCTGAAAGCGCCGTAGATGTCTTTAGCAATCTCGGCCTCCTCAAGTCGCACAATGAGCTAGACGTTGAAGACCTGTTTGAAGGGGAGCTCAATGGCGTTCAATTTGAGCTTTTCGAAGCGCTCGCCAAGATGCGGACCAAGAACCAGAAGTCCGAAAGCGTCAGGACCGTCTTTTCTGGTCTCCTCGCCCGTTTCAGTTTCCCAAAAGATTTTCAAGGATCAACTGTCGTTCTCACCGATTCCGGCTTTTTCAACTGGGCAGCAGGTTTCTCCCAAAAGGGCGAACGGGTGACGCTCGAGGATCCTGTGTTTGAAAAGCAGTTTCAAGTCTATAGCAGCGACCAGGTAGAGGCTCGCTATCTGCTAACACCGAGCTTCATGCAGCGTTTGCTTGATATTCGCAATGTATTTCCTGATGCGCAGATACAAGCGGCCTTCGAACGAAGCCATCTCTATCTCGCGATAGACACGAAGTCCTCAAGTCGCGATGAGTTGGGCTTTTTTGACGTAAAGGACATGAGCAAACCAATCTCGCAGCAGGGCGCTATCCAGCTCTTTGAAAAGGAACTCCAGGTGTTCGAGGACATTGTTGATGGCCTGAACCTGGACACATCCACGAAAATCTAG
- the fabG gene encoding 3-oxoacyl-[acyl-carrier-protein] reductase FabG — protein sequence MTTYSDKIVWITGASSGIGEALAKTFAANGADIILSGRRVDALQAVADQLPTETLVLPFEVTDYSELEAIVAKAWDWKGRVDVLVNNAGVSQRSLAIHTTPQVYTDLINIDLIAPIWLTQLQLPRMVEAGGAHIIAISSVAGRFGPPLRTAYAAAKHGLIGYMDALRTEVSARHNINVTNVLPGSVATNVSRNAFTASGSIRGKSDSAIEGGDDPMDCAKAILEAVDSNVPELIFASGMELDLAKLRHSDPEKLFELGSQFGAQIAEQYESGDDS from the coding sequence GTGACGACATATTCTGACAAAATCGTTTGGATCACCGGGGCATCATCAGGAATTGGTGAGGCGCTGGCGAAAACTTTTGCTGCCAACGGTGCAGACATAATTTTGTCAGGCCGCCGCGTAGACGCGTTGCAGGCAGTGGCTGATCAGCTGCCAACAGAAACGCTCGTGCTTCCCTTTGAGGTAACAGACTATAGCGAGCTTGAGGCTATTGTTGCGAAAGCATGGGACTGGAAAGGCCGGGTGGATGTGCTCGTCAACAATGCGGGGGTGAGCCAACGGAGCTTGGCAATTCACACAACGCCGCAAGTCTATACGGACCTCATCAATATTGACTTGATCGCGCCGATATGGCTGACCCAGTTGCAATTGCCGCGGATGGTTGAGGCAGGCGGTGCCCATATCATCGCCATCAGTTCAGTAGCGGGGCGCTTCGGTCCGCCACTTCGAACCGCTTACGCTGCAGCGAAGCATGGACTGATCGGGTACATGGATGCGCTGCGCACTGAAGTGTCAGCGCGCCACAATATCAATGTTACGAATGTCCTACCTGGATCCGTTGCAACCAATGTGTCCCGTAACGCCTTCACCGCCAGCGGCTCAATTCGTGGAAAATCGGATTCTGCGATTGAGGGCGGGGATGACCCGATGGATTGCGCAAAAGCGATCCTTGAAGCCGTGGATAGCAACGTTCCAGAACTGATCTTTGCCAGCGGCATGGAACTGGACCTGGCAAAACTGCGCCATTCCGACCCGGAGAAGCTCTTCGAATTGGGTTCTCAGTTTGGCGCGCAAATCGCGGAGCAATACGAGTCCGGTGACGATTCATGA
- a CDS encoding diadenosine tetraphosphatase: protein MKLVSKLRARFGRSSGQPEIPDGTIAYAIGDIHGRADLLEDLLSQIVSHSQGAPATRRVIVFLGDYVDRGWQSNAVLERLSNLRLDGFETVFLKGNHEEALLSFLDDPHFLDSWRQYGGLETLHAYGLKDLNFRADDDYLKEVHTSFVKTFPRNQMTFLEGLPSSYELGDYLFVHAGVRPGVPLDQQNERDLRWIRDEFLESRVDFGKRVVHGHCPEEEPQVRPNRIGVDTGAYITGVLTAVVLHSTSVSFLHT, encoded by the coding sequence ATGAAGCTAGTTTCAAAATTGAGAGCTCGTTTTGGACGCTCTTCGGGACAGCCAGAAATCCCGGATGGAACGATTGCTTACGCTATTGGCGACATTCACGGTCGCGCCGATTTGCTCGAAGACCTTCTGTCTCAGATCGTATCTCATTCTCAAGGCGCTCCAGCTACGCGACGAGTGATCGTGTTTTTGGGAGATTATGTGGATCGTGGGTGGCAGTCTAACGCGGTCCTAGAGCGACTTTCGAACCTCCGTCTTGATGGCTTTGAGACGGTTTTCCTGAAGGGAAATCATGAAGAAGCACTCCTCTCCTTCCTGGACGACCCCCATTTTCTGGATAGCTGGCGCCAATATGGCGGGCTAGAGACGCTTCACGCCTATGGACTAAAAGATCTGAATTTTCGCGCCGACGACGACTACCTCAAAGAAGTTCATACCTCCTTCGTTAAGACCTTTCCAAGAAATCAGATGACCTTTCTTGAGGGACTCCCTAGCAGCTATGAGTTGGGTGACTACTTATTCGTTCACGCTGGCGTTCGCCCAGGCGTCCCCCTTGACCAACAGAATGAACGCGATCTCCGATGGATCCGCGATGAGTTTCTGGAGTCACGGGTGGATTTTGGAAAGCGCGTGGTGCATGGCCATTGCCCTGAGGAAGAACCACAAGTTCGGCCCAACAGAATTGGCGTGGATACGGGCGCCTACATCACAGGTGTACTAACTGCAGTTGTCTTACACAGTACGAGTGTGTCTTTCCTTCATACCTAA
- a CDS encoding LemA family protein: MDSSWIFLIIIGVVAAIGYSLYVSVIQKRNRARNAFSTIDVQLKKRHDLIPNVLKIAKETMKQEMALIEEVTRLRTATEAPTDTDDPDAIKGRLEAESGLAQSMRQLFAVAENYPEPRFVEAMKNAQETYQEVEGHISAARRFYNSAVEDLQNAVEIWPSSTIAAFAGVKAMPFFEIDEVERKPIDADDILSG, from the coding sequence ATGGATAGCTCTTGGATTTTTCTCATCATTATCGGTGTGGTCGCGGCAATCGGCTACTCCCTGTACGTATCGGTTATTCAAAAGCGGAACCGCGCGCGCAACGCGTTTTCTACAATTGATGTTCAGCTGAAGAAGCGGCATGACCTGATCCCCAATGTCCTCAAGATCGCAAAAGAGACGATGAAGCAGGAGATGGCCCTTATCGAAGAGGTGACCCGTCTGCGGACTGCTACTGAGGCCCCCACCGACACTGACGATCCCGACGCCATAAAAGGCCGTCTAGAAGCTGAATCCGGTCTTGCGCAAAGCATGCGCCAATTGTTCGCCGTCGCAGAAAATTATCCGGAACCTCGCTTCGTTGAGGCGATGAAAAACGCGCAGGAAACTTATCAGGAAGTAGAGGGGCATATCTCTGCTGCCCGCCGCTTCTACAATTCAGCAGTTGAAGATCTTCAGAATGCTGTGGAAATCTGGCCATCGTCGACAATTGCTGCCTTTGCTGGCGTCAAAGCAATGCCGTTCTTTGAGATAGATGAAGTGGAGCGGAAACCTATTGACGCAGACGACATCCTGTCAGGTTAA
- the cmr gene encoding HTH-type transcriptional regulator Cmr → MKVLRPRTKTLRDLLPAETMGRLLSMGSTKRYVDGQVIQDRGDRRVGLTIVKAGEVVAGNVGHDGSFLTSAVLRPGETFGEQTLFSDLRRTHTLWALGPAEITFVRGKAFFQLFEEEPSLAQALLTLMVQRNYEMMDFIDSQRRFSLKARVARLLLAALDTDEHQSTIECRQEDLAFMLGVSRVATGKALKVLEGNHLIKLRYGRVDINDIEGLRLLISDEDQFFSVEND, encoded by the coding sequence GTGAAAGTCCTGCGTCCGAGGACCAAAACACTTAGAGATCTGCTGCCAGCGGAGACGATGGGCCGCCTGCTCTCAATGGGGTCAACGAAACGGTATGTCGATGGCCAGGTCATCCAGGACCGCGGCGACAGGCGTGTGGGGCTGACAATCGTCAAAGCCGGCGAAGTGGTCGCGGGCAATGTAGGACACGACGGATCGTTTCTTACGTCAGCGGTGCTGCGTCCGGGCGAAACCTTTGGTGAACAAACGCTCTTCTCAGACCTGCGGCGTACCCACACTTTGTGGGCACTTGGACCCGCAGAAATCACATTCGTGCGTGGAAAAGCATTTTTCCAGCTGTTCGAAGAAGAACCGTCTCTTGCTCAGGCACTGCTCACACTAATGGTTCAACGCAATTATGAGATGATGGACTTCATCGATTCACAACGCCGATTCTCCTTGAAAGCACGTGTCGCGCGCTTGCTGCTGGCGGCTTTGGACACTGATGAACACCAATCCACCATCGAATGTCGCCAGGAAGATCTGGCCTTCATGTTGGGGGTCTCAAGGGTTGCCACTGGCAAGGCACTTAAAGTGTTGGAGGGGAACCACTTGATAAAGCTGCGCTACGGACGCGTTGATATCAATGACATTGAGGGTTTACGGTTGCTAATCTCTGATGAAGATCAGTTCTTTTCAGTCGAAAATGATTGA